A stretch of Mya arenaria isolate MELC-2E11 chromosome 14, ASM2691426v1 DNA encodes these proteins:
- the LOC128217919 gene encoding metabotropic glutamate receptor 2-like: MSSTSLTTFITVFFIVFLTQQLVHSNDLDPVLTSPGDHVILVFIDIHGEFQDGACSGWPDWVNYERAHFLYWKSLADNNTGIEIYDSCGSERRVATLLRNRLYDPRCENATRSIVTGILSYSTAKVDGVISSFTDVLHVSMLDKGRPTVEEDYIVADIPVYSNIQILGHVLKSLNWDYVATAADDRPISQAEHSAFLKLADDLGICVRYSQTIANISTDNIGDVTTPGIIVFLNKKNLLDNLNIISNGLAADASVIIVTHDKETDSLKILQTFKNIKKAVILTDDWDKTMEEDNNFADYVTLYLNETFTEGNSLLATYFSQNFNCTLNETEEKIRCADVGFIDKELFRSCGIDRFHAFGDVYKVMSQASVAMASNNCSTFSRACLDAELFETSTDFKGVTLNQLTKREPFTALISLITDGHFNKSEVLTYNGVDSVTPSVQEWIRADDTFPESVCDTWCPVCNKDVCSNMSTEQPFDGDFVYIPGDIVIAAFLPLSSQWDKLSEDAICSGLNVDANYDVISEAFLFAIQSAKDRQPTFLPNASFGALLFDSCTDRRRAMQVLTNFESCSYNFETDLRFWKPTPLIVPAYLTFDKNNDVAGLESDKLILQVDGKGRVVSDEELVYDPTMYSHDAVLSMLEMANWTNIGVLSSPNLTNFDAKDLLEAANARNICVQFHHTLSEASTTMADVLNKIQDSDVNTVLVYATSSYIDDFFRRLTSRQLLKTWIVVESRDNWVDLSSIPIPLGTIFFELQHKQNEEFNAHLRDLLTNNITLHSSYNTWLARYANARGFQSRSQVLSDVTTLMQASDVIRAVDILLNAVSKASNNICGNNMTLCPGFLSESPTEVRQELRNVMFKYEGATVELSTKDEMLGNYDISSLQVSNMLQVGQWVDQQLTADLDLLKSYNSIGEALPELRKSYCVDEPCVCLNINASSDDSMDPTSMTLDHEMGYVDSTAEFKSELWKIIVVIIAGSGAFITVFVLIYFLCKVCGGTLMRRYLLLGIPLLIAMMFLFLAVLPFVFTPSESVCGMRYFAHGFSYTLCFGAMLSKMMSVRSYSLIGLGGEVSRINTLFMWFFAISVQVAIGVQWWILRKPVLFSTNVFEVRKGNLEEITYYACDFQRKDFVAYHSYVIFLLVLCCIYSLSLKSLMKNNKEVSSNVLIICSWFCLALWIALIVTLLVLDRDYLEAICAIGLLANALAVLVIIFLPTLTAVSRLKYEVASAGGRREENGYKLDPDFRFERPYSLPGTLHSSITDKTLTYPRSLATFDTSLSY; this comes from the exons ATGTCTTCTACATCGTTGACGACATTTATAACGGTGTTTTTCATCGTTTTTTTGACCCAACAACTCGTCCATAGCAACGACCTTGACCCAGTTCTTACGTCACCGGGCGATCACGTGATTTTGGTATTTATAGACATCCACGGGGAGTTTCAAGATGGCGCATGCAGTGGCTGGCCAGATTGGGTAAACTATGAGAGGGCTCACTTTTTGTACTGGAAATCCCTGGCAGACAACAATACAG GTATTGAGATATACGACAGCTGTGGTTCAGAGAGACGTGTTGCAACGTTGCTTCGTAATCGCCTTTACGACCCAAGATGTGAAAATGCAACCAGGTCAATCGTAACAG GGATACTTTCCTATTCCACGGCGAAGGTAGACGGTGTAATTTCCAGTTTCACAGACGTTTTACACGTGTCGATGCTGGATAAAGGGAGACCAACAGTCGAGGAAGATTACATTGTAGCGGATATCCCTGTATACTCCAATATCCAG ATACTCGGTCACGTTTTGAAAAGTCTTAATTGGGACTATGTTGCGACAGCCGCAGACGACCGGCCTATTTCCCAGGCCGAGCATTCCGCCTTTTTAAAACTTGCAGACGACTTAGGCATTTGTGTCAGATATTCACAGACAATTGCAAATATCAGTACGGACAACATCGGTGACGTTACCACACCCGGAATTATTGTCTTCTTGAATAAGAAAAATCTTCTTGACAATTTAAACATCATCTCTAACGGGCTTGCGGCCGATGCTAGCGTCATAATTGTAACACACGATAAAGAGACAGATTCTTTGAAGATATTGCAAACATTCAAGAACATAAAGAAGGCTGTAATATTGACTGATGACTGGGACAAAACCATGGAAGAAGATAATAACTTTGCAGACTACgtgacattatatttaaatgagaCTTTCACAGAAGGAAACTCACTTCTGGCAACATATTTCAGTCAAAATTTTAATTGCACCCTCAATGAAACTGAGGAGAAGATTCGGTGTGCTGATGTCGGATTTATTGACAAAGAACTGTTCAGAAGCTGTGGAATAGACCGTTTTCATGCCTTTGGCGATGTGTATAAAGTTATGTCCCAAGCGAGCGTAGCCATGGCATCGAATAATTGCTCAACATTTTCAAGGGCTTGTCTAGACGCCGAACTATTTGAAACATCTACCGATTTTAAAGGAGTAACGCTTAACCAGTTAACGAAACGGGAACCATTCACAGCATTGATATCGCTTATCACCGATGGCCATTTCAATAAG TCTGAAGTATTGACGTATAATGGTGTAGACTCTGTTACACCAAGCGTGCAAGAATGGATTAGAGCAGACGACACTTTTCCAGAAAGCGTCTGCGATACTTGGTGTCCAGTTTGCAACAAGGACGTGTGCTCGAACATGTCCACTGAACAACCCTTTGATGGCGACTTTGTTTACATTCCTGGGGATATCGTTATTGCCGCCTTTTTACCCTTATCAAGCCAGTGGGACAAATTGTCAGAAGATGCAATTTGCAGCGGATTAAACGTCGACGccaattatgacgtcatttctgaGGCCTTTCTTTTTGCTATTCAATCAGCTAAAGAtagacaacctacattcttaccAAATGCTTCGTTTGGTGCGCTTTTGTTTGACTCGTGTACGGATAGGCGTCGTGCAATGCAAGTTCTGACAAACTTTGAATCTTGCAGTTATAATTTTGAAACGGATCTGCGTTTCTGGAAGCCAACACCGCTTATTGTACCTGCTTATTTGacgtttgataaaaacaacGATGTCGCTGGCTTAGAGTCTGACAAACTGATCTTACAGGTTGATGGAAAGGGCCGGGTAGTCAGTGACGAAGAACTTGTATATGATCCGACCATGTACAGTCATGATGCTGTGCTGAGCATGTTAGAAATGGCGAATTGGACAAACATCGGTGTATTATCATCTCCTAACTTGACTAATTTCGACGCAAAAGATTTGCTTGAAGCAGCCAATGCACGGAATATTTGTGTACAATTCCATCATACACTTTCAGAAGCCTCAACGACTATGGCCGATgtgttaaacaaaattcaagACTCGGATGTCAATACTGTACTAGTGTATGCCACGTCATCATACATTGATGACTTCTTTAGACGTTTAACGTCAAGGCAGTTACTAAAGACATGGATTGTTGTTGAAAGTCGGGACAATTGGGTTGATTTGAGTTCCATACCGATTCCTCTCGGGACTATTTTTTTTGAACTGCAACACAAACAAAACGAAGAGTTCAACGCGCATCTCCGCGATCTCCTCACCAATAACATCACGCTACATTCGTCTTACAATACATGGCTGGCAAGATATGCAAATGCTAGGGGTTTTCAATCTAGATCACAAGTACTATCTGACGTCACGACGTTAATGCAGGCATCTGATGTCATACGGGCCGTTgatatattgcttaacgctgTCAGCAAAGCTTCGAATAATATCTGCGGAAATAATATGACTTTATGTCCGGGTTTTCTCTCTGAGAGTCCAACAGAGGTCAGACAAGAGCTGCGTAATGTGATGTTCAAATATGAAGGAGCGACGGTTGAATTATCAACGAAAGACGAGATGCTTGgaaattatgatatttcttCATTACAAGTTTCTAACATGCTTCAG gttGGTCAATGGGTGGATCAACAATTGACCGCAGACCTCGATCTTCTCAAGTCGTACAACAGTATCGGCGAGGCTCTACCAGAACTGAGGAAGTCTTATTGCGTAGACGAGCCTTGTGTTTGTCTCAATATCAACGCCTCGTCGGACGATTCAATGGATCCGACCAGTATGACCCTTGACCACGAAATGGGTTACGTGGATTCCACGGCTGAATTTAAAAGCGAACTTTGGAAAATCATCGTCGTCATAATTGCTGGATCAGGAGCATTTATAACAGTGTTTGTCCTTATTTACTTCTTATGTAAAGTATGCGGAGGAACATTAATGAGGAGATACTTACTGTTAGGAATACCCCTTCTTATAGCAATGATGTTCTTGTTTCTGGCGGTGCTGCCTTTTGTGTTTACGCCCAGCGAATCTGTGTGCGGAATGCGCTACTTCGCACACGGCTTCTCGTACACGCTTTGCTTCGGGGCTATGTTGTCAAAAATGATGAGTGTCCGTAGTTACAGTCTGATAGGACTTGGCGGAGAGGTTTCAAGAATAAACACTCTCTTCATGTGGTTCTTTGCCATCTCCGTTCAGGTCGCGATTGGTGTCCAGTGGTGGATTTTAAGAAAACCGGTTTTGTTTTCCACGAACGTGTTCGAAGTAAGAAAGGGGAATCTGGAAGAGATAACATACTACGCATGTGACTTTCAACGCAAAGATTTCGTCGCTTATCATTCATATGTAATATTCTTATTAGTGCTTTGCTGTATTTACTCACTGAGTTTAAAATCAttgatgaaaaacaacaaagagGTTAGCTCCAATGTGCTCATAATATGCTCCTGGTTCTGTTTAGCCTTATGGATTGCATTGATAGTTACGTTACTTGTGTTAGATAGAGACTACTTGGAAGCCATATGTGCTATTGGACTTTTAGCAAATGCATTAGCCGTGCTTGTCATCATTTTCTTACCGACGTTGACAGCGGTATCGCGTCTAAAATATGAAGTGGCGTCAGCTGGCGGTCGTCGGGAGGAGAACGGCTACAAGCTAGATCCGGACTTCCGATTTGAACGTCCGTACTCACTTCCGGGGACGCTGCATAGCTCCATAACGGACAAAACTCTTACATACCCGAGAAGCCTTGCAACTTTCGACACCAGTCTCAGTTACTAA